A genomic stretch from Leptospira licerasiae serovar Varillal str. VAR 010 includes:
- a CDS encoding carboxylate--amine ligase encodes MLETQTEQDLLGWSDPMEFWPTWKLYLPLIPYIAFESIRSIRLSSVSSLGFGSIAAANPGIDLGGLVGESKFKILRELDPEHVLKFFLVPKSSKDVSSILEKMNSIGLDFPIILKPDSGQRGQGVRKIQNSKHLEECLLESNVDLLVQEFHPGPFEVGVFYYKYPNKAQGNIFSITRKVFPRVVGNGTSPLSQLVEDHPRFRIQKKTFQKRFSEIWDKVPKLGEKILLSEAGNHCQGTLFLDGSEWITPELENKIHEISSSFSGFHFGRYDIRFSSLKDFLEGKDLHIVELNGVTSESTNIYDPRFSLKERYSILFSQWKILFRISRQSKAKGAGLFSILKALQDFYFGTRIVSDLSI; translated from the coding sequence ATGTTAGAAACACAGACAGAACAAGATCTTCTTGGGTGGTCCGATCCTATGGAATTTTGGCCTACCTGGAAATTGTATCTACCTTTGATCCCTTATATAGCATTCGAATCCATTCGATCCATTCGGCTCAGTTCCGTTTCTTCCTTAGGATTCGGGAGCATTGCGGCAGCAAATCCGGGAATAGATCTGGGCGGACTCGTGGGAGAATCTAAATTTAAAATATTGCGAGAACTGGATCCTGAACACGTATTAAAATTCTTTTTAGTTCCTAAAAGTTCCAAAGATGTAAGTTCCATTTTAGAAAAAATGAATTCGATCGGTTTAGATTTTCCAATTATACTCAAACCCGATTCGGGACAAAGAGGCCAAGGAGTAAGGAAAATTCAGAATAGTAAACATTTGGAAGAATGTTTATTAGAATCGAACGTTGACCTGCTTGTCCAAGAATTCCATCCTGGTCCGTTCGAAGTCGGAGTTTTTTATTATAAATATCCGAATAAGGCGCAAGGAAATATATTCTCCATCACCAGAAAGGTATTCCCAAGGGTAGTCGGAAATGGAACATCCCCTCTTTCCCAATTAGTAGAAGATCATCCTAGATTCAGAATACAAAAGAAAACATTTCAAAAAAGATTTTCGGAGATCTGGGATAAGGTCCCTAAATTAGGAGAGAAAATTCTTCTTTCGGAAGCGGGCAACCATTGCCAAGGAACTCTATTTTTGGACGGTTCGGAATGGATCACTCCGGAACTAGAGAACAAGATCCATGAGATCTCCTCTTCTTTTTCCGGCTTCCATTTCGGAAGATACGATATTCGATTTTCTTCCCTCAAAGATTTTTTAGAAGGAAAAGATCTGCATATAGTAGAATTGAACGGAGTCACTTCCGAATCTACGAATATATACGATCCCAGATTTTCTCTTAAGGAGAGATATTCAATATTATTCTCCCAATGGAAGATACTCTTCCGGATTTCCAGGCAATCCAAAGCGAAAGG
- the pstB gene encoding phosphate ABC transporter ATP-binding protein PstB, producing MKDTKVKIKSRHFNFFYGENQALHDISLEIHAKKVTAFIGPSGCGKSTFLRSINRMNDVIDGSKVNGKLEIDGINIYDPLMNVVELRKRVGMVFQKSFPFPKSIYENIAYGLKLNGGVPKDHMDHIVEESLRKSALWKEVKDRLNDSALGLSGGQQQRLCIARAIAMNPEVILMDEPCSALDPISTKKVEEFISEFKDSYTIVIVTHNMQQAARVSDYTGFFYMGRLVEFDTTKKMFHDPSKKETEDYISGKFG from the coding sequence TGAAAGATACAAAAGTAAAAATAAAATCCCGCCATTTCAATTTTTTCTACGGAGAAAACCAGGCATTACATGATATCTCATTAGAGATCCATGCTAAAAAGGTCACTGCATTCATAGGACCTTCCGGCTGCGGTAAATCCACTTTTTTAAGATCGATCAATCGAATGAACGACGTGATCGATGGTTCCAAAGTGAACGGCAAACTGGAAATAGACGGTATCAATATTTACGATCCTCTAATGAACGTTGTGGAACTTAGAAAAAGGGTCGGAATGGTTTTTCAAAAGTCATTCCCCTTTCCTAAATCCATCTACGAGAATATCGCTTACGGCTTAAAACTGAACGGTGGAGTTCCCAAAGACCATATGGATCATATCGTCGAGGAAAGTTTGAGAAAGTCCGCGCTCTGGAAAGAAGTCAAAGACAGGTTGAACGATAGCGCTCTTGGGCTTTCCGGTGGACAACAACAAAGGTTATGCATAGCAAGAGCGATTGCAATGAACCCGGAAGTGATCCTAATGGATGAGCCTTGTTCCGCATTAGATCCTATCTCCACTAAAAAAGTGGAAGAGTTCATTTCCGAATTCAAGGACTCTTACACGATTGTGATCGTGACACATAATATGCAACAAGCAGCCAGAGTAAGCGATTACACAGGATTCTTTTATATGGGTCGTTTGGTTGAATTCGATACTACGAAAAAGATGTTCCACGACCCTTCTAAAAAAGAAACAGAGGATTATATCTCCGGAAAATTCGGTTGA